The Bacteroides acidifaciens genome includes a region encoding these proteins:
- a CDS encoding acyltransferase, which produces MKPSTIELIHQKKQHIVWLDVVRLIAMFTVVCCHCSDPFNFYPGTAPNIGEIKLWGAIYGAVLRPCVPLFVMITGALLLPVRGDTSTFYKKRITRVLYPFLIWSVIYNLFPWLTGVLGLEPKVILDFFPYAGEEVMQQSFSVAVQYILTIPFNFSVLAVHMWYIYLLIGLYLYLPIFSAWVEKASQRAKLMFLLAWGVTLLLPYYYQFVSPYLWGSCSWNSFGMLYAFAGFNGYLLLGHYLKDLDWSWRKTLLIGIPMFAVGYVVTFLGFRYMTALPDCTDEMLELFFTYCSLNVVMMTIPVFMLAKKVNVRSERIRKALADLTVCGFGVYMIHYFFTGPSVVLMRTLNVPIPLQIPIAAIVAFAVSWLIVNLVNRIGKPAKYIMG; this is translated from the coding sequence ATGAAACCATCGACAATCGAACTTATTCATCAAAAGAAACAGCATATCGTATGGCTGGATGTTGTACGCCTTATCGCGATGTTTACAGTTGTTTGCTGCCATTGCAGCGATCCTTTTAATTTTTATCCGGGCACTGCTCCCAATATCGGGGAAATCAAATTATGGGGAGCCATTTATGGCGCTGTTCTTCGCCCCTGTGTCCCTCTGTTTGTGATGATAACGGGGGCATTGCTTTTACCTGTCAGAGGGGATACTTCTACTTTTTATAAGAAACGTATTACCCGTGTCCTGTATCCGTTCTTAATCTGGTCTGTCATCTACAATCTTTTCCCTTGGCTGACAGGCGTATTGGGCTTGGAGCCTAAGGTTATTCTTGATTTCTTTCCTTATGCCGGCGAGGAAGTGATGCAGCAATCTTTTTCGGTGGCTGTGCAGTATATCCTGACAATTCCTTTCAACTTCTCTGTTCTGGCTGTGCATATGTGGTATATTTATCTGCTTATCGGGCTTTATCTTTATTTACCTATATTCTCGGCATGGGTGGAAAAGGCTTCGCAACGTGCTAAACTGATGTTCCTGCTGGCTTGGGGCGTGACTTTGCTTCTACCATATTATTATCAGTTCGTTTCACCTTACTTGTGGGGCTCTTGTTCATGGAATTCTTTCGGAATGTTGTATGCATTTGCCGGATTCAACGGATATTTATTATTAGGGCATTATCTGAAAGATCTCGACTGGAGTTGGAGGAAAACATTGTTAATCGGTATTCCGATGTTTGCAGTAGGTTATGTTGTGACGTTCTTAGGCTTCCGCTATATGACCGCTTTGCCAGATTGTACAGATGAAATGTTGGAGCTTTTCTTTACTTATTGCTCTCTGAATGTGGTAATGATGACCATTCCTGTATTTATGCTGGCTAAAAAAGTCAATGTCCGTTCGGAAAGAATACGGAAAGCATTGGCAGATCTTACTGTATGTGGTTTCGGTGTCTATATGATACATTATTTCTTTACCGGTCCGTCTGTGGTATTGATGAGAACTCTTAATGTACCTATTCCTTTGCAGATTCCGATTGCTGCAATAGTTGCGTTTGCTGTCTCCTGGCTGATAGTGAATTTGGTGAACCGTATTGGTAAACCTGCAAAATATATTATGGGATAA
- a CDS encoding TolC family protein translates to MKQKDSCMRHIIYIVTSCVFLSVSTAKAQQVLTLKECLEEGLQNNYSLRIVHNEEQISKNNATLGNAGYLPTLDFSAGYTGNLDNIESKARATGEITKNNGVYDQTVNVGLNLNWTIFDGFNISTTYKQLKELERQGETNTRIAIEDFIADLTSEYYNFIQQKIRLKNFHYAMSLSKERLRIAEASHLVGKFSGLDYQQAKVDFNADSAQYMKQQELLHSSRIQLNELMANNNVNQIIIIKDSTIDVHSDLKFEDLWSSTLATNASLLKADQNTTLAQLDYKKINSRNYPYLRLNTGYGYTFNKYDINATSRRGNLGFNAGVTIGFNIFDGNRRREKRNATLAFKNRRLERQNLELALRSDLSNLWQAYRNNLQLLNLERQNLITAKDNHDIAMDRYIQGDLSGFEVREAQKSLLDAEERILSAEYNTKLCEISLLQISGKITKYLEE, encoded by the coding sequence ATGAAACAGAAAGATAGTTGTATGAGACACATCATATATATAGTTACTTCATGTGTATTCTTATCAGTTTCTACTGCAAAGGCGCAACAGGTGCTCACCTTAAAAGAGTGTCTGGAAGAAGGGTTACAAAACAATTACTCTCTGCGTATCGTCCATAATGAAGAGCAAATCAGCAAAAACAACGCAACGTTGGGGAACGCAGGCTATCTGCCGACGCTGGACTTTTCTGCCGGATATACCGGAAATCTGGATAATATCGAAAGCAAGGCCCGCGCTACCGGAGAAATAACAAAAAACAATGGGGTATACGACCAGACAGTCAATGTCGGCCTCAACCTTAATTGGACTATTTTCGACGGATTCAATATCAGCACGACTTACAAGCAGTTGAAAGAGTTGGAGCGGCAAGGCGAAACAAACACCCGTATAGCCATCGAGGATTTCATCGCTGACCTGACCTCAGAATACTATAATTTTATCCAGCAAAAGATTCGTCTGAAAAACTTTCATTATGCAATGTCACTCTCTAAAGAACGTTTGCGTATAGCGGAAGCGAGCCACCTTGTCGGTAAGTTCTCCGGTTTGGATTATCAACAGGCGAAAGTGGATTTCAATGCGGACAGTGCCCAATACATGAAACAACAGGAATTGCTGCACTCTTCACGTATCCAATTGAATGAATTGATGGCTAACAATAATGTTAATCAGATTATAATAATCAAAGATTCCACAATTGACGTGCACAGTGACTTGAAGTTCGAAGATTTATGGAGTTCTACGTTAGCGACAAATGCGTCTTTGTTAAAAGCTGACCAAAACACCACGTTAGCACAACTGGATTACAAAAAAATAAACTCACGCAATTATCCGTACCTTAGATTAAATACCGGATACGGATATACCTTTAACAAATATGACATCAACGCTACAAGTAGAAGAGGTAACCTGGGTTTCAATGCCGGAGTAACTATCGGATTTAATATATTCGATGGAAACCGACGCCGAGAAAAGCGCAACGCAACACTTGCATTCAAGAACCGCCGCCTGGAACGGCAGAACCTTGAACTGGCACTCCGTTCCGACCTCAGCAACCTGTGGCAAGCCTACCGCAACAATCTCCAGCTATTGAACCTGGAACGGCAGAACCTTATCACTGCTAAGGACAACCACGACATCGCCATGGATCGTTACATCCAGGGAGACCTTTCCGGCTTCGAAGTACGCGAAGCACAAAAGAGTTTATTGGATGCGGAAGAACGTATCCTCTCTGCAGAGTATAATACGAAACTTTGCGAGATTTCGTTGTTGCAGATTAGTGGAAAGATTACAAAGTATCTGGAAGAATAG
- a CDS encoding efflux RND transporter permease subunit: MNISELSIRRPVLATVLTIIILLFGFFGYNYLGVREYPSVDNPIISVSCSYPGANADVIENQITEPLEQNINGIPGIRSLSSVSQQGQSRITVEFELSVDLETAANDVRDKVSRAQRYLPRDCDPPTVSKADADAMPILMVALQSDKRTLLELSEIADLTVKEQLQTISDVSSVSIWGEKRYSMRLWLDPAKMAGYGISPIDVKNAVDSENVELPSGSIEGNTTELTIRTLGLMHTADEFNDLIIKEENNRIVRFSDIGRAELGPADIKSYMKMNGVPMVGVVVIPQPGANHIEIADAVYQRMEQMKKDLPEDVHYNYGFDNTKFIRASINEVKSTVYEAFVLVIIIIFLFLRDWRVTLVPCIVIPVSLIGAFFVMYLAGFSINVLSMLAIVLSVGLVVDDAIVMTENIYIRIEKGMTPKEAGIEGAKEIFFAVISTTITLVAVFFPIVFMDGMTGRLFREFSIVISGSVIISSFAALTFTPMLATKLLIKREKQGWFYTKTEPFFEGMNRLYSRSLAAFLNKRWIALPFTFITICLIGILWNAVPSEMAPLEDRSQISINTRGAEGVTYEYIRDYTEDINQLVDSILPDAEAVTARVSSGSGNVRITLKDMKDRDYTQMEVAEKISKAVRNKTMARSFVQQQSSFGGRRGSMPVQYVLQATNLEKLEEVLPKFMAKVYENPVFQMADVDLKFSKPEARIQINRDKASIMGVSTKNIAQTLQYGLSGQRMGYFYMNGKQYEILGEINRQQRNKPADLKAIYVRSNKGDMIQLDNLIELESGIAPPKLYRYNRFVSATISAGLADGKTIGQGLDEMDKIAKETLDDTFRTALSGDSKEYRESSSSLMFAFILAILLIYLILAAQFESFKDPLIIMLTVPLAIAGALVFMYFGGITMNIFSQIGIIMLIGLVAKNGILIVEFANQKQEAGEDKMSAIKDSALQRLRPILMTSASTVLGLIPLAFATGEGANQRIAMGTAVVGGMVVSTLLTMYIVPAIYSYISTNRIKKLKE, translated from the coding sequence ATGAATATATCCGAATTAAGCATACGCCGACCGGTATTAGCCACCGTACTGACAATCATTATCCTACTCTTCGGATTTTTCGGATACAACTACCTGGGTGTCCGTGAATATCCGTCAGTGGATAATCCGATTATTTCCGTCAGTTGCTCCTATCCGGGAGCCAATGCCGACGTTATCGAGAACCAGATTACCGAACCGTTGGAGCAGAACATCAATGGTATTCCGGGTATCCGTTCTTTGTCCAGTGTCAGCCAACAAGGACAGAGCCGTATTACAGTAGAGTTTGAATTGTCCGTCGACCTGGAAACGGCAGCAAATGACGTGCGCGACAAAGTTTCACGTGCCCAACGCTATCTGCCGCGCGATTGTGACCCGCCTACCGTATCCAAAGCCGATGCGGACGCTATGCCTATCCTGATGGTGGCCCTTCAAAGCGACAAACGTACCTTGTTGGAATTGAGTGAAATCGCTGATTTGACAGTAAAAGAACAGTTGCAAACCATTTCCGATGTAAGTAGCGTATCCATTTGGGGAGAGAAACGCTACTCCATGCGCCTCTGGCTCGACCCTGCAAAAATGGCCGGATACGGTATCAGCCCCATCGACGTGAAAAATGCAGTGGACAGTGAGAACGTAGAACTTCCGTCCGGTAGTATCGAAGGAAATACCACCGAGCTGACAATCCGCACCTTAGGATTGATGCACACAGCAGACGAGTTCAATGATTTGATTATCAAGGAAGAGAATAACCGCATCGTGCGTTTCAGCGACATCGGACGTGCAGAATTGGGACCTGCCGACATCAAAAGTTATATGAAGATGAACGGTGTGCCGATGGTAGGTGTCGTAGTTATTCCACAGCCGGGTGCCAACCACATTGAGATTGCGGACGCCGTATATCAGCGTATGGAACAAATGAAGAAAGACTTGCCGGAAGACGTGCACTACAACTATGGTTTTGATAATACCAAGTTTATCCGCGCATCCATCAACGAAGTGAAGTCTACTGTGTATGAAGCTTTCGTACTCGTTATCATCATCATTTTCCTTTTCTTGCGCGACTGGCGTGTCACACTCGTGCCATGTATCGTGATTCCCGTATCCCTTATCGGTGCGTTCTTCGTCATGTATCTGGCAGGTTTCTCCATCAATGTACTTTCCATGCTTGCCATCGTATTGTCCGTGGGACTGGTAGTAGACGATGCCATCGTTATGACGGAGAATATCTATATCCGTATTGAGAAAGGAATGACCCCGAAAGAAGCGGGTATAGAAGGAGCCAAAGAAATCTTCTTTGCTGTTATTTCCACCACCATTACGCTGGTAGCGGTATTCTTCCCTATCGTCTTTATGGATGGTATGACGGGACGTCTGTTCCGGGAATTCAGTATCGTAATCTCCGGTTCGGTCATCATCTCTTCATTTGCCGCATTGACTTTCACGCCGATGCTGGCAACCAAGTTGCTTATCAAACGGGAAAAACAAGGCTGGTTCTACACAAAGACAGAACCGTTCTTTGAAGGAATGAACCGGCTATACAGCCGTTCACTTGCCGCTTTTCTGAATAAACGATGGATTGCGCTTCCATTCACATTCATCACCATTTGCCTGATTGGTATCTTGTGGAATGCAGTTCCTTCGGAAATGGCACCTTTGGAAGACCGTTCGCAAATCAGCATCAATACGAGAGGCGCAGAAGGCGTCACGTATGAATACATACGCGATTATACCGAAGATATCAACCAACTTGTCGACTCCATCCTTCCGGATGCGGAAGCGGTGACTGCCCGTGTATCCAGTGGTAGCGGAAACGTGCGTATCACGCTGAAGGACATGAAGGACCGCGACTACACACAGATGGAAGTTGCCGAGAAAATATCGAAAGCGGTACGGAATAAAACGATGGCGCGTTCGTTCGTGCAACAGCAATCTTCCTTCGGCGGACGTCGTGGAAGTATGCCTGTCCAGTATGTACTTCAGGCTACCAATCTGGAAAAGCTGGAAGAGGTATTGCCTAAATTCATGGCGAAAGTGTACGAAAACCCGGTCTTCCAGATGGCGGACGTTGACTTGAAGTTCAGCAAACCGGAAGCCCGCATCCAGATTAACCGCGACAAGGCGAGCATCATGGGGGTAAGTACAAAGAACATCGCCCAAACGTTGCAATACGGATTGAGCGGCCAGCGCATGGGATATTTCTATATGAACGGAAAACAGTACGAAATCCTTGGCGAAATCAACCGCCAGCAGAGAAATAAACCGGCCGATTTGAAAGCGATTTATGTCCGCAGCAACAAAGGAGACATGATTCAATTGGACAACTTGATTGAACTGGAAAGTGGTATTGCTCCGCCTAAACTATACCGCTATAATCGTTTTGTATCCGCCACTATCTCTGCGGGACTGGCGGATGGAAAAACAATCGGACAAGGGTTGGACGAAATGGATAAGATAGCCAAGGAAACATTGGATGACACTTTCCGCACTGCCCTGTCGGGCGACTCCAAGGAGTATCGCGAAAGTTCTTCCAGTTTGATGTTTGCCTTTATCCTGGCTATTCTTCTGATATACTTGATTCTGGCAGCCCAGTTCGAGAGTTTCAAAGACCCGTTGATTATCATGCTGACAGTGCCGCTGGCTATTGCCGGAGCATTAGTGTTTATGTATTTTGGAGGTATTACAATGAACATTTTCAGTCAGATTGGTATTATTATGCTTATCGGGCTGGTAGCCAAGAATGGTATCCTGATTGTGGAATTCGCCAATCAGAAACAGGAAGCCGGAGAGGACAAGATGAGCGCCATCAAGGATTCCGCCTTGCAACGTCTGCGCCCGATTCTGATGACAAGTGCTTCTACGGTTTTGGGACTTATCCCATTGGCTTTTGCCACCGGTGAAGGTGCTAATCAGCGTATTGCCATGGGTACGGCAGTAGTAGGTGGCATGGTAGTTTCTACTTTGCTCACCATGTATATCGTACCGGCTATTTACAGTTATATTTCGACGAACCGAATCAAAAAACTAAAAGAATGA
- a CDS encoding efflux RND transporter periplasmic adaptor subunit, with the protein MNKKTKWGIIILVGAGIIGGGIYSQLPKKNNELAAADKVMGGKSKKGKQILNVNAKVIKPQSLTDEFTTTGVLLPDEEVDLSFETSGKIVEINFEEGTSVKKGQLLAKVNDRQLQAQLQRLVSQLKLAEDRVFRQDALLKRDAVSKEAYEQVKTDLATLNADIEIIKANIELTELRAPFDGIIGLRQVSIGTYASPTTVVAKLTKIAPLKVEFSVPERYAKQIKKGTNLNFNVEGNLDAFGAQVYAVESTIDPNLHQFTARALYPNVNHILLPGRYASVLIKKDEIANAIAIPTEAIVPEMGKDKVYLYKSGKAEPVEVTTGIRTASEVQVIRGLHMGDTIITSGTLQLRTGLAVKLDNID; encoded by the coding sequence ATGAATAAGAAAACTAAATGGGGCATCATTATTCTTGTCGGTGCCGGTATTATCGGTGGTGGAATCTACTCACAATTACCCAAAAAGAACAACGAACTGGCCGCTGCCGACAAAGTGATGGGCGGCAAATCCAAAAAGGGAAAGCAGATTTTAAATGTGAACGCCAAAGTCATAAAGCCACAATCCCTGACAGATGAATTTACGACTACAGGGGTACTTCTGCCTGACGAAGAAGTGGATTTGTCTTTCGAGACTTCCGGCAAGATTGTTGAAATTAATTTTGAGGAAGGAACATCGGTAAAGAAAGGTCAGTTGCTTGCCAAAGTAAACGACCGGCAGTTGCAGGCACAATTACAACGTCTTGTTTCACAATTGAAATTGGCAGAAGACCGCGTATTCCGCCAAGACGCGTTACTGAAACGCGATGCTGTCAGTAAAGAAGCCTACGAGCAAGTGAAAACAGATTTGGCTACCTTGAATGCCGACATAGAAATAATCAAAGCTAATATCGAGTTGACCGAGCTTCGTGCTCCGTTTGACGGAATTATCGGGCTTCGCCAAGTCAGTATCGGTACCTACGCCTCTCCTACTACGGTCGTAGCCAAACTGACAAAAATCGCTCCCCTCAAAGTTGAATTTTCCGTACCGGAGCGTTATGCCAAGCAGATTAAAAAAGGGACTAACTTAAACTTCAATGTTGAAGGCAATTTGGATGCGTTCGGCGCGCAAGTGTATGCTGTGGAATCGACCATCGACCCCAACCTGCACCAGTTTACCGCCCGTGCACTCTATCCGAATGTCAACCATATCCTACTCCCCGGCCGCTATGCAAGCGTATTGATAAAAAAAGACGAAATAGCCAATGCCATCGCTATCCCTACGGAAGCAATTGTGCCGGAAATGGGTAAAGACAAAGTCTACCTGTATAAATCCGGAAAGGCCGAACCGGTGGAAGTCACTACCGGCATCCGCACCGCATCCGAAGTGCAGGTGATAAGGGGATTGCACATGGGAGATACTATCATCACCTCAGGAACATTGCAGCTCCGCACCGGACTTGCCGTGAAACTCGACAACATTGATTAA
- the rsgA gene encoding ribosome small subunit-dependent GTPase A, protein MKGLVIKNTGSWYQVKTDDGQLIECKIKGNFRLKGIRSTNPVAVGDRVQIILNQEGTAFINEIEDRKNYIIRRSSNLSKQSHILAANLDQCMLVITVNYPETSTIFIDRFLASAEAYRVPVKLIFNKIDAYDEDELRYLDALINLYTHIGYPCFKVSAKNGDGINEIKKALEGNITLFSGHSGVGKSTLINALLPGIEAKTGEISSYHNKGMHTTTFSEMFPVDGDGYIIDTPGIKGFGTFDMEEEEIGHYFPEIFKISTDCKYNNCTHRHEPGCAVRKAVEEHLISESRYTSYLNMLEDKEEGKYRAAY, encoded by the coding sequence ATGAAGGGATTAGTAATCAAAAACACAGGTAGCTGGTATCAGGTAAAGACCGATGACGGGCAACTTATCGAATGTAAAATCAAAGGTAATTTCCGACTCAAAGGTATCCGTAGCACCAATCCGGTAGCGGTGGGCGACCGTGTTCAGATTATACTCAATCAGGAAGGCACTGCTTTCATCAACGAAATAGAAGATAGGAAGAACTACATTATCCGTCGTTCTTCCAATCTTTCTAAACAATCCCACATTCTTGCCGCCAATCTCGACCAGTGCATGTTGGTGATAACCGTCAACTATCCCGAAACTTCCACTATCTTCATCGACCGTTTTCTTGCATCGGCAGAAGCCTACCGGGTTCCTGTCAAACTGATATTCAACAAAATAGACGCTTACGATGAAGACGAACTACGCTATTTGGACGCACTCATCAATTTGTACACACATATCGGATATCCCTGTTTCAAGGTTTCCGCCAAGAATGGCGACGGGATAAATGAGATTAAAAAGGCTTTGGAAGGTAATATCACTTTATTCTCCGGTCATTCGGGAGTAGGCAAATCGACGCTTATCAACGCCCTACTACCGGGAATAGAAGCTAAAACCGGCGAAATATCCTCTTATCATAACAAGGGAATGCATACCACTACTTTCTCCGAAATGTTTCCTGTAGACGGAGACGGGTATATCATCGATACTCCAGGCATCAAAGGCTTCGGCACATTCGATATGGAAGAGGAAGAAATCGGACATTATTTCCCCGAAATATTCAAGATTTCCACCGACTGCAAATACAATAACTGTACCCATCGCCACGAACCGGGATGCGCTGTGCGCAAAGCGGTAGAAGAACACCTGATAAGCGAATCACGTTACACCTCTTATCTGAATATGCTGGAAGATAAAGAGGAAGGCAAATACCGGGCTGCTTACTAA
- the frr gene encoding ribosome recycling factor, translated as MVDVKTCLDNAQEKMDMAIMYLEEALAHIRAGKASTRLLDGIRVDSYGSMVPISNVAAVTTPDARSIAIKPWDKSMFRVIEKAIIDSDLGIMPENNGEIIRIGIPPLTEERRKQLAKQCKSEGETAKVSVRNARRDGNDALKKAVKDGLAEDEQKNAEAKLQKIHDKYIKQIDDMLAEKDKEIMTV; from the coding sequence ATGGTAGACGTAAAGACTTGCCTTGACAATGCACAAGAAAAAATGGATATGGCGATCATGTATCTGGAAGAAGCACTGGCACATATCCGCGCCGGAAAAGCGAGTACCCGACTGTTGGACGGTATCCGTGTAGACTCTTACGGAAGCATGGTTCCTATCAGCAATGTAGCAGCCGTGACCACACCCGATGCACGCAGCATCGCCATCAAACCCTGGGATAAAAGCATGTTCCGTGTCATCGAAAAAGCAATTATCGACTCCGACCTCGGCATCATGCCCGAAAATAACGGTGAAATAATCCGTATCGGTATCCCGCCTTTGACGGAAGAACGTCGTAAACAACTGGCAAAACAGTGTAAAAGCGAAGGCGAAACGGCTAAAGTAAGCGTGCGTAACGCCCGCCGTGACGGTAACGACGCATTGAAAAAAGCCGTAAAAGACGGATTGGCAGAAGACGAGCAGAAGAATGCGGAAGCTAAACTGCAAAAAATCCATGATAAGTATATCAAACAAATTGATGATATGCTGGCTGAAAAAGACAAAGAAATAATGACAGTATAA
- a CDS encoding EamA family transporter has translation MNSKTKGFIYGAIAAASYGMNPLFALPLYAAGMSVDTVLFYRYFFAVIVLGILMKMQHQSFSLQKADIPPLVIMGLLFSFSSLLLFMSYNYMDAGIASTILFVYPVMVAVIMGAFFKEKISAITIFSILLALSGIALLYQGDGGKPLSTVGIIFVLLSSLSYAIYIVGVNRSTLKNLPTTKLTFYAILFGLSVYIVRLNFCTELQAIPSAWLWADVLALAILPTAVSLVCTALAIHYIGSTPTAILGALEPVTALFFGVLLFHEKLTPRLMVGILMIITAVTLIIIGKSLIKKMSMLLQMNKK, from the coding sequence ATGAACAGCAAAACCAAAGGCTTTATCTATGGAGCGATTGCCGCCGCAAGTTATGGTATGAATCCTCTTTTTGCGCTCCCGCTCTATGCAGCAGGCATGAGTGTCGATACGGTATTATTCTACCGTTACTTTTTTGCTGTCATTGTATTAGGGATACTAATGAAGATGCAACATCAATCTTTCTCCCTTCAGAAAGCGGATATTCCGCCGTTGGTTATTATGGGATTGTTGTTCTCATTTTCTTCCTTACTCCTTTTTATGAGCTATAACTACATGGACGCAGGAATCGCATCCACGATTCTATTCGTCTATCCGGTGATGGTAGCTGTTATCATGGGAGCGTTTTTCAAAGAAAAGATTTCAGCGATTACCATATTTTCCATCCTGCTGGCACTTTCGGGCATCGCATTGCTATATCAGGGAGATGGCGGTAAGCCGTTATCAACCGTGGGAATCATCTTTGTCCTGTTGTCTTCACTCTCCTATGCTATATATATAGTAGGTGTGAACCGTTCGACACTGAAAAACCTGCCGACAACAAAACTCACATTTTATGCTATTCTGTTCGGGCTTTCGGTTTATATTGTCCGCCTGAACTTCTGCACGGAACTGCAAGCCATACCATCCGCATGGCTTTGGGCAGATGTACTGGCACTGGCTATTCTGCCTACTGCCGTATCATTGGTATGCACAGCACTGGCTATCCATTATATAGGCTCTACGCCGACAGCCATCTTAGGCGCTTTGGAACCTGTGACGGCTTTGTTTTTCGGAGTTCTTTTGTTTCACGAAAAACTCACGCCCCGGTTAATGGTAGGTATTTTAATGATTATCACCGCCGTTACCTTGATTATCATTGGCAAGTCGCTCATAAAAAAGATGAGTATGCTGTTGCAGATGAACAAAAAATAA
- a CDS encoding IS4 family transposase — protein MLLETDQIRDPRLLRRLNLICSQMVVHQSAIVNQFSKEHKEKMGAYRFLNNSSVSSDAILSGLIQTCCKNASGRKHLLCIQDTSEINYEAHVERMKKKTVSPGIVGQKQCGTFLHPVLVVDASSHIPIGFSSVKQWNRSPDALSREERNYRYQPIEEKESYRWIESGMAASEQMPRDAVKTIIGDREADIFELFSRIPADNVHLLIRSVHERNCRLDNPDCSVHLNTLMDQAVLRAEYSFEVLPGSGRKKRIACMELRFERVTLCAPVNGPAKGSPPVSLYCIHVKEKSSSTPINESPIEWRLLTTHVVETVEQAIECIGWYRCRWLIEELFRVLKRKGFMIEDAQLETVSALQKLILISLQAALQVMVLKLSFDKEDENLSSEIYFTSKEIELLHIVGKKSEGNTKIQQNPYKKESMAWAAWIIARLGAWSAYKSQSIPGYITFKNGLDRFYTQFELYELIS, from the coding sequence ATGTTATTAGAGACAGATCAAATTCGTGATCCTCGGCTTTTGCGACGTTTAAACTTAATTTGCTCTCAGATGGTTGTCCATCAAAGTGCTATAGTGAATCAATTTAGTAAGGAACATAAAGAAAAGATGGGTGCTTATAGATTTTTGAACAATTCCTCAGTCAGTTCTGATGCTATCTTATCAGGTCTGATACAAACTTGCTGTAAGAATGCTTCCGGTCGTAAGCATTTACTGTGTATTCAAGATACCTCGGAGATAAACTATGAGGCTCATGTTGAGCGAATGAAGAAAAAAACAGTCAGTCCCGGCATTGTCGGTCAAAAGCAATGTGGTACTTTTTTGCATCCAGTCTTGGTAGTGGATGCCTCCAGCCATATTCCTATAGGCTTTTCTTCGGTCAAGCAGTGGAATCGCTCACCGGATGCTTTAAGTCGTGAAGAACGTAATTACAGATATCAGCCTATAGAAGAAAAAGAGTCATATCGTTGGATAGAAAGTGGCATGGCTGCCAGTGAGCAAATGCCCCGGGATGCAGTTAAAACGATTATCGGTGACCGTGAAGCGGACATTTTCGAGCTTTTCAGCCGTATCCCTGCTGATAATGTTCACTTGCTGATCCGTTCTGTTCATGAAAGGAATTGCCGGTTGGATAATCCAGACTGTTCTGTCCATCTGAATACATTAATGGATCAGGCTGTTCTACGGGCAGAGTATAGCTTTGAAGTGCTCCCGGGAAGCGGACGTAAGAAACGGATAGCGTGTATGGAACTTCGCTTTGAAAGAGTCACTTTGTGCGCTCCTGTTAACGGTCCGGCAAAGGGCAGTCCCCCTGTTAGTCTTTATTGCATACATGTTAAAGAAAAATCTTCCAGTACACCGATAAATGAGAGTCCTATTGAATGGAGACTGCTAACTACACATGTGGTGGAGACTGTAGAACAAGCAATTGAATGTATCGGTTGGTATCGTTGTAGATGGCTGATTGAAGAGTTGTTCAGAGTACTCAAAAGAAAGGGATTCATGATTGAGGACGCACAGTTGGAAACAGTTTCGGCATTACAAAAACTAATCTTAATTTCCTTGCAGGCAGCCCTGCAGGTGATGGTACTCAAACTTTCTTTTGATAAAGAAGATGAAAACCTCTCTTCAGAAATCTACTTTACAAGCAAAGAAATAGAATTATTACATATAGTAGGAAAAAAGAGTGAGGGAAATACAAAAATACAGCAAAATCCATATAAAAAAGAATCAATGGCATGGGCGGCATGGATTATTGCAAGGTTAGGAGCATGGAGTGCATACAAGAGCCAGTCCATTCCAGGATATATAACCTTTAAGAATGGACTGGATAGATTTTATACACAGTTTGAATTGTATGAGTTAATCAGCTAA